Proteins from one Ficedula albicollis isolate OC2 chromosome 21, FicAlb1.5, whole genome shotgun sequence genomic window:
- the LOC101819509 gene encoding arylacetamide deacetylase-like 4 has product PAVLLGLPGYDIPPGVNQPAKLRLVLTVLLGTAALGRILEKTGLCSQITFGRYVRQGRKLGLDPKLFIQDLQYNEVPVRVYQPKATSDGPRRGILFFHGGGWVFGSLDTYEKVCRYLSRESDSVVVSVQYRLAPEHKYPAAYEDCLSATLHFLQHLQHYGVDPARVTVCGDSAGGNLAAAVSQSLAGRSDLPRLRAQILIYPGLQALDFNLPSYQQNQGVPLLFRERAAFFALLYLNGHALHMKEVLEGSHIPPDMRLKYRKWVNPDNIPEEFKVRGVKPLRPTDFIAEVYETVKRFCEPNLCPLLAEDSVVHQLPESFILTCEYDVLRDDGLLYKKRLEDNGVPVTWYHLKDGFHGIISLYDYCGFSFPSGKRGLDSVVNFLKSL; this is encoded by the exons cccgccgtgcTGCTCGGCCTGCCCGGCTACGACATCCCGCCCGGGGTGAACCAGCCGGCCAAGCTGCGCCTGGTGCTGACCGTGCTGCTCGGCACCGCCGCGCTG GGAAGGATTTTGGAGAAGactgggctgtgcagccagaTCACTTTTGGCCGATACGTGCGACAGGGACGGAAACTAGGGTTGGATCCAAAGCTCTTTATCCAGGATCTGCAGTATAACGAAGTACCTGTGAGGGTTTATCAGCCTAAAGCTACCTCAGATGGGCCAAGAAGAGGCATCCTCTTCTTCCATGGAGGAGGCTGGGTATTCGGGAGCCTTG ATACATATGAAAAGGTGTGTCGCTACCTCTCCAGGGAGAGTGACTCGGTTGTTGTGTCCGTGCA gtaCCGTTTGGCCCCTGAGCACAAATACCCCGCAGCGTACGAAGACTGTCTGAGCGCCACCCTGcacttcctgcagcacctgcagcactACGGCGTGGATCCTGCCCGGGTCACTGTctgtggggacagtgctgggggcaacctggcagctgctgtcagccagagcctggcaggcagGTCAGACCTGCCCAGACTCCGTGCTCAGATCCTCATCTACCCAGGCCTTCAGGCACTGGACTTCAATTTACCGTCCTACCAACAAAACCAGGGAGTCCCTCTGCTGTTCCGGGAACgtgctgctttctttgctttgctgtacCTCAATGGACATGCACTGCACATGAAAGAGGTCTTGGAGGGCTCTCATATTCCTCCAGACATGAGGCTGAAGTATAGGAAGTGGGTGAATCCAGACAACATCCCCGAGGAATTTAAGGTCAGAGGTGTGAAGCCACTTAGGCCCACTGATTTTATAGCTGAAGTTTATGAGACAGTGAAGAGGTTCTGTGAGCCCAATCTGTGCCCACTGTTGGCTGAAGACTCTGTTGTTCACCAGCTGCCAGAATCTTTCATCCTGACCTGTGAGTATGATGTGCTGAGGGACGATGGCTTGTTGTACAAGAAAAGGCTGGAGGACAACGGGGTTCCAGTGACCTGGTACCACCTCAAGGATGGATTCCATGGAATCATAAGCCTATATGATTATTGTGGCTTCTCATTTCCATCTGGGAAAAGGGGATTGGACAGTGTTGTTAACTTCCTAAAAAGCTTATAG